A genome region from Colwellia sp. Arc7-D includes the following:
- a CDS encoding IscS subfamily cysteine desulfurase, with protein sequence MKLPIYFDYSATTPVDKRVAEKMMQYMTTDGFYGNPASRSHKFGWQAEEAVDIARNQIADLINADPREIVITSGATESNNLGIKGAAKFYSKKGKHIITCKTEHKAVLDTCRELERQGFEVTYLDPESNGLIDLNKLNDAMRDDTVLVSIMHVNNEIGVIQDIAEIGEMCRARKIIFHVDAAQSAGKINIDLQHLKVDLMSFSAHKIYGPKGIGALYVRRKPRIRLEAQMHGGGHERGMRSGTLATHQIVGMGEAFRIAKEELAQDEAHVITMRDRLWAGLNDMEQVFINGDADKRYPGNLNVSFNFVEGESLIMALKDLAVSSGSACTSASLEPSYVLRALGLNDEMAHSSIRFSFGRFTTEEEIDYAIDLIKKAIGHLRDMSPLWEMFKDGIDLDSIEWAAH encoded by the coding sequence CTGAAAAAATGATGCAATATATGACAACTGATGGTTTTTACGGAAACCCAGCATCACGCTCACACAAATTCGGCTGGCAAGCAGAAGAAGCGGTTGATATCGCTCGTAATCAAATTGCTGACTTGATCAACGCTGATCCACGTGAAATTGTTATTACTTCTGGTGCAACAGAGTCGAATAACCTTGGTATTAAAGGTGCCGCTAAGTTTTATAGCAAAAAAGGTAAGCACATTATTACCTGTAAAACTGAGCATAAAGCTGTACTAGACACTTGTCGTGAACTTGAACGTCAAGGTTTTGAGGTAACGTACCTTGACCCAGAAAGTAATGGTTTAATTGATTTAAACAAATTAAACGATGCAATGCGTGATGACACAGTATTAGTGAGCATTATGCATGTGAATAACGAAATTGGTGTTATTCAAGACATTGCTGAAATTGGCGAAATGTGTCGTGCTCGTAAAATTATATTCCATGTTGATGCTGCGCAAAGCGCTGGTAAAATCAACATAGACTTGCAACATTTAAAAGTTGACCTTATGTCTTTCTCGGCTCATAAAATTTATGGTCCTAAAGGTATTGGTGCACTTTATGTTCGTCGTAAGCCTCGTATTCGCCTTGAAGCGCAAATGCACGGTGGCGGTCATGAGCGTGGTATGCGCTCTGGTACATTAGCGACACACCAAATTGTTGGTATGGGTGAAGCATTTAGAATTGCCAAAGAAGAATTAGCACAAGACGAAGCACATGTAATTACAATGCGTGATCGTTTATGGGCTGGTTTGAACGATATGGAACAAGTTTTTATTAACGGCGATGCAGACAAACGCTACCCGGGTAACTTAAACGTTAGCTTTAACTTTGTTGAAGGCGAATCGTTAATTATGGCGCTTAAAGACTTAGCTGTATCTTCAGGTTCAGCTTGTACATCAGCAAGTTTAGAGCCGTCATACGTATTACGAGCTTTAGGGCTTAATGATGAAATGGCACATAGCTCAATTCGTTTTAGCTTTGGTCGTTTCACTACAGAAGAAGAAATTGACTATGCCATTGACCTGATTAAAAAGGCAATTGGCCATTTACGTGACATGTCACCGCTTTGGGAAATGTTCAAAGACGGTATCGATTTAGACTCAATAGAGTGGGCTGCTCATTAG